A stretch of the Malus sylvestris chromosome 10, drMalSylv7.2, whole genome shotgun sequence genome encodes the following:
- the LOC126584992 gene encoding protein NUCLEAR FUSION DEFECTIVE 4-like, with product MGFASDRSSVSSATKWMGFVTAVWVQAISGNNYTFSNYSDALKTLMSLTQLELNNLSVAKDVGKAFGLLAGLASDKLPTWVILLIGSVEGLVGYGAQWLVVSERIKPLSYWQMCIFLCMGGNSTTWMNTAILVTCIRNFRRNRGPVSGILKGYVGLSTAIFTDLCAALFNNDPASFLLMLSITPFAVCLTAMLFLREVTPSSSSAEDHRDSRYFWIVNAGAVCVAVYLLAYDFIPDPSNLFSLVFSVILLILLASPLVIPAYAFFTAWASKPDRVASESGLDPYTRADEPLLRQTAADDSHQKPEADAASEEMEAKRRPVLGEDHTIFEAMRALDFWILFVSFLCGVGTGLAVMNNMGQIGLAMGYVDVSIFVSLTSIWGFFGRIGSGMVSENFIRKAATPRPLWNAASQILMAVGYILMAIAMPGSLYIGSIVVGICYGIRLAITVPTASELFGLKYYGLIYNILILNLPLGSFLFSGLLAGLLYDMEATTTEGGGNTCVGAHCYRLVFVIMAIACVIGFGLDVLLSIRTKNLYTKIQAGKKTKRVVNGTQ from the exons ATGGGGTTCGCTTCCGACCGCTCGTCCGTTTCCTCCGCCACCAAATGGATGGGATTCGTCACCGCCGTCTGGGTTCAAGCTATTTCCGGCAACAATTACACCTTCTCCAACTACTCCGATGCACTCAAAACCCTCATGAGCCTCACCCAGCTCGAACTCAACAACCTCTCCGTCGCCAAAGACGTCGGCAAAGCCTTCGGCCTCCTCGCCGGCCTCGCCTCTGACAAACTACCCACTTGGGTTATCCTCCTCATCGGCTCCGTCGAGGGCCTGGTCGGCTACGGCGCCCAGTGGCTCGTCGTCAGTGAAAGGATCAAACCCCTCTCCTACTGGcag ATGTGTATATTTCTCTGCATGGGCGGCAACAGCACGACGTGGATGAACACGGCGATACTTGTCACCTGCATCCGAAACTTCCGGCGAAACAGGGGACCCGTTTCGGGGATTCTGAAGGGCTACGTGGGTCTCAGCACCGCCATCTTCACCGACCTCTGCGCCGCTCTGTTCAACAACGACCCCGCTAGCTTCCTCCTCATGCTGTCCATAACCCCCTTCGCCGTCTGCTTAACCGCCATGCTCTTCCTCCGCGAGGTCaccccttcttcctcctccgccGAAGACCACCGCGACTCCAGATATTTCTGGATCGTCAACGCCGGCGCAGTCTGCGTCGCCGTCTACCTCCTCGCCTACGACTTCATCCCAGACCCTTCGAACCTCTTCTCTCTAGTATTCTCCGTCATTCTCCTTATCCTCCTGGCGTCGCCGCTCGTGATTCCGGCGTACGCGTTTTTCACAGCGTGGGCCTCAAAGCCGGATCGGGTCGCGTCTGAGTCGGGTCTGGATCCGTATACCCGTGCAGACGAGCCGCTTCTGAGGCAGACGGCGGCGGACGATTCGCATCAGAAGCCGGAGGCGGATGCGGCGTCGGAGGAGATGGAGGCAAAGAGGAGGCCGGTTCTCGGGGAAGACCACACGATTTTCGAGGCAATGAGGGCGTTGGATTTCTGGATtttgttcgtgtcgtttttgtgCGGGGTGGGGACGGGTTTGGCGGTCATGAACAATATGGGGCAGATTGGATTGGCGATGGGATACGTCGACGTTTCGATCTTCGTTTCGCTCACGAGCATTTGGGGGTTTTTCGGGCGGATCGGTTCGGGTATGGTTTCGGAGAACTTCATCAG GAAAGCTGCAACACCAAGACCTCTGTGGAATGCTGCTTCTCAGATTCTAATGGCTGTTGGCTACATCCTAATGGCCATCGCCATGCCTGGTTCGCTATACATCGGTTCGATCGTCGTTGGCATATGCTACGGAATTCGTCTTGCCATCACAGTACCCACTGCATCTGAATTATTTGGTCTCAAATACTACGGACTTATTTACAACATTCTAATCCTCAACCTTCCACTCGGCTCCTTCCTCTTCTCCGGCCTGCTTGCCGGACTATTATACGACATGGAGGCTACCACCACTGAAGGAGGTGGCAACACCTGCGTTGGCGCACATTGCTACCGGCTCGTGTTTGTTATCATGGCCATTGCCTGTGTTATCGGGTTTGGTTTGGACGTTTTGCTGTCCATTAGAACCAAGAATCTCTACACCAAGATTCAAGCTGGCAAGAAAACAAAGAGAGTGGTTAATGGCACACAATAG